In the Nicotiana tabacum cultivar K326 chromosome 16, ASM71507v2, whole genome shotgun sequence genome, one interval contains:
- the LOC142170160 gene encoding uncharacterized protein LOC142170160 — MDHGGWITWRQFRIDLCERYDGTGPLDVVTTFNRLQQWADVLSYQKRFEELRYRVQVVRPHLDELYFVQCFVGGLKEEIGPMVKVGNPKTLVAAYNMVKLYEQSQNAAKQQSYKPNRPIPLPYSHPKAPTAPLLPKTSIVPPSNAKPPLPKNPTIEALRERNLCFCCHERYTPGHQCKNRALNALEGEENFVEASDEELKNEAEDIVQEEQGELSLNVVMGLSHSPNTIRIAGWVKKQRVLVLIDSGSTHSFIDPQVMKQLNLKGQAYRRPMRVRIANGQIMPCSHSYPGFTWTMGGEAFSFNLGLLRAEGSDIILGMDWVNTVSPVVLHTWPHNISFFKENKLLTLVEYLGHVISGEGVSTDVTKVEAMLSWPQLVNIKSLRRFQGLTGYYRRFIKNYTIISRPLTQLLKKGCFEWSDSTSQAFDELKKAMVKAPVLGLPDFSIPFTVEVDASGYGVGPVLLQKGRALAFLSQTLIPKHLGLSTYEKELVALLIAVDKWRHYLQPNKFLIRTDHFSLKFLRDQRVITVLQHKGITKLMGLDYEI, encoded by the exons ATGGATCATGGTGGGTGGATCACTTGGCGACAATTTCGTATAGACCTTTGTGAAAGGTATGATGGTACTGGACCTTTGGATGTAGTCACAACCTTCAATCGACTACAACAATGGGCAGATGTTTTAAGCTATCAGAAGAGGTTTGAGGAATTACGCTATCGAGTCCAAGTAGTTCGTCCCCACCTTGATGAACTATATTTCGTGCAGTGTTTTGTTGGTGGGCTGAAAGAAGAAATAGGCCCAATGGTAAAGGTAGGCAATCCAAAAACATTGGTCGCAGCTTATAATATGGTCAAACTGTATGAACAGTCTCAAAATGCTGCTAAACAACAATCATACAAGCCTAATAGACCTATCCCACTTCCTTATTCTCACCCCAAAGCCCCTACTGCTCCTCTTCTGCCCAAAACTAGTATTGTACCACCCTCAAATGCCAAACCACCACTCCCTAAAAATCCGACCATTGAAGCCTTAAGAGAGAGGAACCTATGTTTCTGTTGTCATGAGAGGTACACGCCTGGTCACCAATGCAAAAATAGGGCCTTAAATGCATTGGAGGGAGAGGAGAATTTTGTGGAAGCCTCCGATGAGGAGTTAAAAAATGAGGCAGAAGATATTGTACAGGAAGAGCAAGGTGAACTATCATTAAATGTAGTGATGGGCCTCAGTCACTCTCCCAACACTATTAGGATTGCTGGATGGGTCAAGAAACAACGAGTTTTGGTCTTGATTGACAGTGGATCAACTCACAGTTTTATTGACCCACAAGTCATGAAACAACTCAATCTCAAAGGGCAGGCTTACCGTAGACCCATGAGGGTCAGAATAGCCAATGGGCAAATTATGCCATGTTCTCACAGCTATCCGGGGTTTACTTGGACCATGGGAGGTGAAGCTTTCAGTTTCAATTTGGGCTTGCTAAGGGCTGAGGGCAGTGATATCATTTTAGGAATGGATTGGGTGAACACTGTGTCACCAGTTGTGTTACACACTTGGCCACATAACATTTCtttttttaaggaaaataagCTACTTACATTG GTGGAGTATTTAGGCCATGTCATATCGGGTGAAGGAGTGAGTACAGATGTTACCAAGGTGGAGGCAATGTTATCTTGGCCACAACTTGTGAATATTAAAAGCCTAAGACGATTCCAAGGCCTAACTGGTTATTATAGGCGTTTTATAAAAAATTACACGATAATCAGTAGACCCTTGACACAACTGCTAAAAAAAGGATGCTTCGAGTGGAGTGATTCAACATCGCAGGCTTTTGATGAGCTTAAGAAAGCTATGGTCAAGGCCCCTGTTTTGGGCTTACCAGATTTTTCCATTCCCTTCACAGTAGAAGTGGATGCCAGTGGATATGGTGTTGGTCCAGTGCTATTGCAAAAGGGAAGGGCTTTGGCATTCTTGAGTCAAACATTAATCCCAAAACACTTGGGCCTGTCCACATATGAAAAAGAACTGGTCGCACTTTTGATAGCAGTGGACAAATGGAGGCACTATTTGCAGCCTAATAAATTCCTCATACGCACGGACCACTTCAGTTTAAAGTTCTTAAGAGATCAACGAGTGATTACAGTACTACAACATAAGGGAATCACAAAGCTAATGGGTCTGGACTATGAAATTTAG